A stretch of DNA from Kangiella sediminilitoris:
TACATTGGTATGGCGATAAACTTGGGGTCTGGTCACCTTATAAAATTAAAGACTATGATTACAGTGTTACAACATTTGAAGTGGACATTAATAATTGTGATGGCCTACGGGTAGCACTGGAGGCTTTAAAAAGTGAAATAAAAAACTCTGCGGCTAAAATGGTGGATGACGGGCCTGAAATGTATCGTACAACAATGGTAATGAGCCCAACTTTTTATAAGGTAAAAATTTTTCCTCCAAATATGCTTGGTTCCATGACACTCAACAGTATCGAATGGGATAGATTGTCTTGGATAAAGAAAGCTAAATCTGTTAAGGCCATTGCTGAAAGCTGTAGATAAGGCTAATAAACACATGCGTTAAACTAGTTTTGTTATAGTTCCATAAATTAGCGGTCACTGGGCAGGCCTTTTTAATATTGCTATCAAAGGATGCCTTTAATAAGTATTTATCTGTAAATTAGGTAAGCAGAAGTGAAAATAACAAATCTATTTTTAATTATTTTATTGACCTTGCTCATAAACTTCCCGGCTTCCTCAGAAACTTGGACTATAAGTGAAGGCTTAAGTGTTACACCCTCGGAAAATTTAGATGTTACATATCAGCTAGTGGATGGCTTTGGAAAAGGCTCAGAGGTAGTTGTTGGTTGGAGTGGTGAAGAGACTAATTACCTCATGGAAGTTTATAAAGCTAAGGCTGTAGTAAACTCTGAAGAAGTTAGGCGGTTAATGGCGGAGGAGTTACGAAAGCAGTATAACCTTACCAGCTTAGTAATAAATAATGGTGAGTATGGAGTTTTTGAGACCGATACTTCTCTAACCGTTGAGTATTGGACTGATATTTGGTTCATCAATGATAAGCAGGAAACTCAACTATATTATCTATTACATACTCAAAATGTATCTTTCTTATTTTCCGTATTTCCTGCTGGTGATGCTTGTATTGATGAAATAATAGAAAGTTCTACTAAGTTATTAAAGACTGCTAAGACATTTGAAAAAAGTTAGATAACCCTATAGTTAAAATAGCCCCAAGCTAAAACATGGGGCTTTTTTTGTATCTAATGAATTTTCTGACTTACTTATTGGAAAGTTTCACTGCCAGGTCCTGAGCAAAGCCACACATGGTGAGGGTTGGGTTCCAGGAGCCTGAGGTTGGGAAGAGGCCTGCGCCGGTGACGTAAACGTTTTTAACGCCGTGTGGGCGGTAGTCTAAGCCAACCACTGAGTCTTCGGGATCGTCGCCAACCCAGATCTGGGATGCTTCATGCACGATGATGTTGAGGCGAATCTGTTTGATGGATGGCTTATCTTTTGACCATTGTCCGGTTCCATCGCCGTTATCAATCCAATACTCAATGTCCGGTGTGGTTTCGCCAGACGTGGCCAGGGCTTCGATTGTTTGGTAGGTAGCTTCGTCGAGCTGATCCCATAACTGCTTTTCTTCGTTACCTAATATGAGCTGTAGCGAGATGTTTGTGGTTGGGTCTTTCCCCTTATTGAGCTTTATCCAGTTGTCGCTGTTCTTTTCGCTGATTTCGCCTAGTGTGGCGCACACGAATACCACACAGTCTTCCGAGCCGACGAGCTGTTGCATGCTGGGAGCGGCTGCAGCGTCGGGGCATTCGCGAGCGGTGGTGACTTTATCTTCTTCCGGTTTGGATTCGGCGAAGACGCTGGCCTGGACGTGATATTGGTAGCCTGCGCTGTCTTTGCCGTCGAGATACACGGCGCCGATTTCGAGGTCGGATAAATCACTATAGGCAGAGCGGGGCACACGGGCGGTAACGTGGGACATAAAGTGGCCGGTATAGCGGCTACCTGCGTTGGGTAGCTGCTCACCAAAGGAGTTCATCAATAAGGTTGCTGGAGGAATCGCGCCCATGGCGAGAATGATGTTGGCGTCTGCCACGCTGATGGTGCCGCGACGGGTTTCGATGGCGACAACGGTGCCCTTGTCGTCATGCAGTAGCTCTTCGACCACACATTGGTCGACGATAGTCAGTTCTGTACCTTTTCCTGTTTTCGCCAGTTGCTGCTGACGTTGCTGGATATTGAGGAGCGTTCCAACGGTTGAGTACTTATAAAATTTAACGGTTTTCCACTCGGAGTTATCGACGGCGATCGGCGCGGGGTAGGCGTTTTCGGCGGATGGCACGAACTTTCTGAAATTGTTGGCGATGTTGCTGTCGAGCTGTGCCTGTAGGTTGCCATAAACGCCGTCGTTAATTTTGTCCATAGATGTGACGTGTAAGAACTCTTTCGCTCGGGTCCAGAAGTCATCCTGTAGCGTGACGTCGATCATTTCCTGTGGCCAGTCGCGCATCAGATCTGGCGTTGGCGATGGACTCCAGGCGCTCCAGTAAGTCGAGCGTCCGCCTACCGCCGGTATGTAGCCAGCCTGAAAGAACTCAGGTGCGGTGGTAAACATTTCTTTGGTACGAGACCAGGGGTAGGTGGTCGGCGGCGAACCTGAAGTCGCTGCAAAAGCATTCGGCAGCATCTGGTAGTGAACTGGCAGCCAGAATCCGCCGCGTTCCAGCATCAGGATTTTTGCATGGGGATCGTCTTTATAGATTTGATCAACAAAGGCTACGCCAGTTGGACCTGTGCCGATTACGATATGGTCGTATTTTTCATTAACGATCTGTTTCCAGTCGCACTCGGAGGCAAAAAAAGCATTGCCAGCGATTTGATCGGCGGTGGCACCTTGTGCGCCGGGAACGGGATAGCCTTGAGTTTCGCCCTGAGGCTCTGGATCGATTCCTTTATAAAACTTGGTGTAGTTGAACGTCATACAATATTCCTTCTGTGCTATATGGTCTTAACATTATTGTTACCAAGGTGATAGCTTCGAAGGGAATATTATTGTTTTCTGCATCCCTTCAGAAAACTAGCTTCCTTGAGTATAGCAACAGAATCATAAAACCATAGAACATTTATGACTGTTCGGATTAGTCTAATGCAAGGATGCATTTTTATTGTGTTTTTATACAGAAAAAATAGGGTTTAAATGCAATACTGAATTTAGTGGCTAGTGGTGTTCTCTATTTTTTGTAGTAACTCTGAGTACCATTCACTGTAACCATCTTCAGAAAGCTTCTCTTCAAGTGTTTTTCCACAGTAGCGATTTTTGAGATCGTAACCATGTTCTACATGCTGAAGTAATCTGCTGAGTTCTGCATCCTTATCGGCATAAGCGGTAGGGCTATGAAAAACTAGCGGTGTGGGACAACCGTTATACTCGTAATTACAGTAGGCTTTATTTGGATCTAAACCAAGATCGAATAAAGCATCCAGATCGTCCCCCCAGTGATACTGCATACTACAACCTAATAACTCCCCGCTAGGCAACCTTGATTCGAAGCCCGGACTGTCCATGAACAAT
This window harbors:
- a CDS encoding GMC oxidoreductase, with the protein product MTFNYTKFYKGIDPEPQGETQGYPVPGAQGATADQIAGNAFFASECDWKQIVNEKYDHIVIGTGPTGVAFVDQIYKDDPHAKILMLERGGFWLPVHYQMLPNAFAATSGSPPTTYPWSRTKEMFTTAPEFFQAGYIPAVGGRSTYWSAWSPSPTPDLMRDWPQEMIDVTLQDDFWTRAKEFLHVTSMDKINDGVYGNLQAQLDSNIANNFRKFVPSAENAYPAPIAVDNSEWKTVKFYKYSTVGTLLNIQQRQQQLAKTGKGTELTIVDQCVVEELLHDDKGTVVAIETRRGTISVADANIILAMGAIPPATLLMNSFGEQLPNAGSRYTGHFMSHVTARVPRSAYSDLSDLEIGAVYLDGKDSAGYQYHVQASVFAESKPEEDKVTTARECPDAAAAPSMQQLVGSEDCVVFVCATLGEISEKNSDNWIKLNKGKDPTTNISLQLILGNEEKQLWDQLDEATYQTIEALATSGETTPDIEYWIDNGDGTGQWSKDKPSIKQIRLNIIVHEASQIWVGDDPEDSVVGLDYRPHGVKNVYVTGAGLFPTSGSWNPTLTMCGFAQDLAVKLSNK